A stretch of Rubinisphaera margarita DNA encodes these proteins:
- a CDS encoding low molecular weight protein arginine phosphatase produces MILRTCHDLDDSVDAGQEAVARLAAGEIVGVATDYGYAAACRSARKLHSCLEGGENSAEIVLALRHPEEIHDYLPELPKPAWRLLSRSAAGSLVLRFPSTNKTLLFDRPEDLSLLESETRRVAWSQVSTSRSVLASSGSLSKFIHPYTAWPLYLLWPREITGNTAFRCCQTASSLVDCLPNCLNYVIETGIVQADGPPAIVEFSDEGVRIIPSSEMNESTILEKGRAGVLFVCTGNTCRSPMAEVLCRKMLAERLNCSPSEVSRYGIEVASAGIAADYGLPASAEAVELLAAEGVDLTAHQSQPLTQSLLERSDHVYTLTRHHRDIIVTHRPELQDRVSVLGRDGRDIPDPIGGDLAIYRECKDVIEANLKPIVDDLIAHLDK; encoded by the coding sequence GTGATTTTGCGAACCTGTCACGATCTGGACGATAGCGTCGATGCTGGACAGGAAGCGGTTGCGCGGCTCGCGGCTGGCGAGATCGTCGGGGTAGCGACTGATTACGGCTACGCGGCGGCCTGTCGCAGTGCCCGAAAGCTGCACAGTTGCCTCGAAGGGGGGGAGAATTCGGCCGAGATCGTCCTCGCGTTGCGGCATCCCGAAGAGATTCACGATTACCTGCCTGAGTTGCCCAAGCCGGCGTGGCGGCTCCTGTCCCGTTCGGCAGCCGGTTCTCTCGTGCTGCGATTTCCTTCGACGAACAAGACTTTGCTGTTCGACCGACCCGAGGATCTTTCCCTGCTGGAGTCGGAAACGCGGCGGGTCGCCTGGTCCCAGGTGTCGACCAGCCGATCGGTTCTGGCCAGCTCGGGATCTCTGTCCAAGTTTATCCATCCTTACACGGCCTGGCCGCTCTACCTGCTCTGGCCTAGGGAAATCACTGGAAACACGGCGTTTCGCTGCTGTCAAACAGCGTCCAGCCTTGTAGACTGCCTTCCAAACTGTTTGAATTACGTGATCGAGACCGGCATCGTGCAGGCCGATGGTCCGCCCGCTATCGTGGAGTTTTCCGACGAGGGAGTCAGAATTATTCCGTCCAGCGAAATGAATGAATCAACGATTCTGGAGAAAGGTCGCGCCGGCGTGCTTTTCGTTTGTACTGGCAACACCTGCCGCAGTCCGATGGCGGAAGTCCTGTGTCGCAAAATGCTTGCGGAACGATTGAACTGCTCACCGTCCGAGGTCTCACGATACGGAATTGAAGTCGCATCCGCCGGGATCGCGGCGGATTACGGGTTGCCGGCCAGTGCCGAGGCGGTTGAATTACTCGCAGCCGAAGGCGTCGATCTGACGGCTCATCAGAGCCAGCCTTTGACACAATCGCTGTTGGAACGCTCCGATCATGTGTATACTTTGACCAGACATCATCGTGATATCATCGTCACGCATCGTCCCGAACTCCAGGATCGGGTCTCGGTCCTCGGCCGCGACGGCCGCGACATCCCGGATCCAATCGGTGGAGATCTGGCGATTTATCGAGAGTGCAAAGACGTTATTGAGGCGAATTTGAAGCCCATCGTCGATGACCTGATTGCTCACCTGGATAAGTGA
- a CDS encoding inositol monophosphatase family protein, with translation MRKEIIAALSKHMPDVMRWSGSLARELRKHNIAITAKTSGSALTDALTLADLTIQDLLINAMRDRAPELLKCRIEAEESTGDLTRFASEGEYIIALDPIDGTKQFRDKSGDGYAVMLHLRTVDEVIYSLVYLPAFGEHGGWVEVHPDRIVTGADDPARPARDVLDSLTPIDAKTRPHSKKIYLIGFQQRDVERSEDVTRAGLEGVAPDDMPGSIYPLLATGEFGGSLIHTPNVYDYPVSWQIARQLGGDSVWVHDGQTVNFSEMWMDERADMLRLPGIVATSADQSTLEILCDLAREWSRERYENR, from the coding sequence ATGCGTAAAGAAATCATCGCCGCCCTGTCGAAACACATGCCGGACGTGATGCGCTGGTCCGGCAGCCTGGCTCGGGAACTCCGCAAGCATAACATTGCGATCACGGCTAAGACGTCCGGCAGCGCGTTGACCGATGCCCTGACGCTGGCTGATCTTACGATTCAGGACCTGCTCATCAATGCCATGCGGGATCGGGCTCCGGAACTGCTCAAATGCCGGATTGAAGCCGAGGAATCGACCGGCGATCTGACCCGGTTTGCCTCCGAAGGCGAATACATCATCGCTCTGGATCCGATCGACGGCACCAAGCAGTTCCGGGACAAAAGCGGCGATGGCTACGCGGTGATGCTGCATCTGCGAACCGTTGATGAGGTCATCTATTCGCTGGTCTATCTGCCGGCGTTCGGCGAACATGGCGGCTGGGTCGAAGTTCATCCCGATCGAATCGTCACCGGAGCAGACGATCCAGCTCGCCCGGCCCGGGATGTCCTCGATTCCCTCACCCCGATTGACGCGAAGACTCGCCCGCATTCAAAGAAGATCTATCTGATCGGCTTCCAGCAGCGGGATGTGGAACGGTCCGAAGATGTGACGCGGGCCGGGCTGGAAGGCGTGGCTCCGGATGATATGCCCGGCAGCATTTACCCGTTGCTGGCGACGGGCGAATTCGGCGGTTCGCTCATTCACACGCCCAATGTGTATGATTACCCGGTCTCGTGGCAGATCGCCCGACAACTGGGAGGCGACTCGGTCTGGGTTCACGATGGTCAGACCGTGAATTTCTCGGAAATGTGGATGGATGAACGGGCCGATATGCTGCGGTTGCCCGGTATTGTGGCGACCTCGGCGGACCAGTCGACGCTCGAGATTCTCTGTGATCTGGCTCGAGAGTGGAGTCGCGAACGGTACGAAAACCGCTAA
- a CDS encoding sulfotransferase family 2 domain-containing protein — protein MVISPKWQYAFVSTVKGGTNSLYEVLTSSYDGHRYGDFHCCDVSEIPSDWLLFTTCRNPYTRAVSIWWSTCMRGKDRYQFRQMCENPDSFEAFARWAASVQPHLGDMSSSQQQLLMTQSARHGDINFSTILRMEHLERDFAQLPFVMGRGGKLPQLNPTVGQRDGAHTYLTEEAALAVQKWMGVDFDRYGYSREIAKIETLEASPQR, from the coding sequence ATGGTCATCTCTCCGAAATGGCAATACGCGTTTGTCAGCACGGTCAAAGGGGGCACGAACTCACTGTATGAGGTGCTCACTTCCAGCTACGACGGTCACCGCTACGGCGACTTCCATTGCTGCGATGTCAGCGAGATTCCCTCGGACTGGCTGCTCTTCACGACATGCAGAAACCCTTACACCAGAGCGGTTTCGATCTGGTGGAGCACCTGTATGCGGGGCAAGGACCGGTATCAGTTCCGTCAGATGTGCGAGAACCCCGATTCGTTCGAAGCGTTCGCCCGGTGGGCCGCCTCCGTCCAGCCGCATCTGGGAGACATGTCGTCCTCACAACAGCAACTCCTGATGACGCAGTCGGCCCGACATGGCGACATCAACTTCAGCACGATTCTGCGAATGGAGCATCTGGAACGCGATTTCGCTCAGCTCCCCTTTGTCATGGGGCGGGGCGGGAAATTGCCGCAGCTGAATCCGACTGTCGGTCAGCGGGACGGTGCTCATACCTATCTGACGGAGGAAGCGGCACTTGCTGTCCAGAAATGGATGGGCGTTGACTTTGATCGCTACGGTTATTCTCGAGAAATTGCGAAGATTGAAACGCTTGAAGCGAGCCCCCAGCGCTGA